The Amaranthus tricolor cultivar Red isolate AtriRed21 chromosome 6, ASM2621246v1, whole genome shotgun sequence genome has a segment encoding these proteins:
- the LOC130815572 gene encoding zinc finger BED domain-containing protein DAYSLEEPER-like — MDNQNDGLDGASSQPIKHHIHESYGEFEGNVDVKNESTEQSSAKSKKLTSEAWIYFDLVHVNGVQMAKCKTCKKTLSYKGSSGTSYLLKHAKKTCSSRHLNLASNQSQLKVKREIDGSTYLVVNEKPKKVVFDQEVSRKELMKMVVMHEYPLSMVDHIGFRNFVRSLNDNFKIISRNTLKNDVIKTYNTERSSLKVLLERNEGRIAITTNM; from the coding sequence ATGGATAATCAAAATGATGGACTTGATGGTGCTTCTAGTCAACCTATTAAGCATCATATTCATGAATCATATGGGGAATTTGAGGGTAATGTTGATGTTAAGAATGAATCTACTGAACAAAGTagtgctaaaagtaagaaattaaCTTCAGAAGCATGGATTTATTTTGACCTTGTACATGTGAATGGTGTACAAATGGCAAAATGTAAGACTTGTAAGAAAACACTTTCCTACAAAGGGAGTAGTGGAACTTCATATCTTcttaaacatgctaaaaaaacatgttcaagtagacatttaaacctTGCATCTAATCAATCACAATTAAAAGTGAAAAGAGAAATCGATGGATCTACTTACTTAGTAGTTAATGAAAAGCCAAAGAAAGTGGTTTTTGATCAAGAAGTATCAAGGAAAGAATTGATGAAAATGGTGGTAATGCATGAGTATCCTTTATCAATGGTTGACCACATTGGTTTTAGAAACTTTGTGAGGAGTTTAAATGACAACTTTAAGATTATTTCAAGAAAcacattgaaaaatgatgtgataAAAACGTACAACACCGAGAGAAGCTCTCTTAAAGTCTTGCTTGAGCGTAATGAGGGTAGAATTGCAATAACAACTAACATGTGA